The proteins below are encoded in one region of Pseudomonas putida NBRC 14164:
- a CDS encoding spermidine synthase: MTAEREERLLARVEDAFGVISVYEVDDYRFLEFGDAIEQSCVFTADPSWLEYDYTRAMLVGALCHDQPESALFLGLGAGTLTQACMKFLPLEDIEAIELRPDVPRLAMEHLGLDDDPRLYVRIGDAIELLPTAEKADLLFVDLYTDHGPGVGHLAWKFLENCQQQLNPGGWLVINQWATDDGRPLGAALLRGLYHRHYWELPVKEGNVILLVPADLEQALDLEGLRARAEALAPQLGYSLDGLIKEIRPAT; encoded by the coding sequence ATGACGGCGGAACGGGAAGAGCGGCTACTGGCACGGGTAGAGGACGCTTTTGGCGTCATCAGCGTGTATGAAGTAGACGACTACCGCTTTCTGGAATTCGGCGATGCCATCGAGCAGAGCTGCGTGTTCACGGCCGACCCCAGCTGGCTGGAGTACGACTACACCCGCGCCATGTTGGTGGGGGCGCTGTGCCATGACCAGCCCGAGAGCGCGTTGTTTCTCGGCCTGGGTGCCGGCACGCTGACCCAGGCGTGCATGAAGTTTCTGCCGCTTGAGGACATCGAGGCCATCGAACTGCGCCCGGACGTACCGCGCTTGGCCATGGAACACCTGGGCCTGGATGACGACCCTCGGTTGTACGTGCGCATCGGTGACGCCATCGAGTTGCTGCCCACGGCGGAAAAGGCTGACTTGTTGTTTGTCGACCTGTACACCGACCACGGGCCGGGCGTGGGGCACCTGGCGTGGAAGTTTCTGGAGAACTGCCAGCAGCAGTTGAACCCGGGCGGCTGGCTGGTGATCAACCAGTGGGCCACCGACGACGGCAGGCCGCTGGGCGCAGCGTTGTTGCGCGGGCTGTACCACCGGCATTACTGGGAGCTGCCGGTGAAGGAGGGCAATGTGATCTTGCTGGTGCCGGCTGACCTGGAGCAGGCGCTGGACCTGGAGGGGCTGCGGGCCCGGGCCGAGGCGCTGGCGCCGCAGCTGGGTTATAGCCTGGATGGGTTGATCAAAGAGATTCGGCCAGCTACCTGA
- a CDS encoding class II 3-deoxy-7-phosphoheptulonate synthase produces the protein MNQPWSPDSWRALPIQQQPTYPDAAHLLKVEQTLASYPPLVFAGEARELRRQFAEVTEGRAFLLQGGDCAESFAEFSAAKIRDTFKVLLQMAIVMTFAAGCPVVKVGRMAGQFAKPRSSGDETIGDITLPAYRGDIVNGIGFDPKSRIPDPERLLQAYHQSTASLNLLRAFAQGGFADLHQVHKWNLDFIANSALADKYHQLANRIDETLAFMRACGLDSAPQLRETSFFTAHEALLLNYEEAFVRQDSLTGDYYDCSAHMLWIGDRTRQLDGAHVEFLRGVHNPIGVKVGPSMNPEELIRLIDTLNPANDAGRLNLIVRMGASKVGDHLPGLIRTVEREGRKVLWSSDPMHGNTIKASSGYKTRDFAQILDEVKQFFQVHQAEGSHAGGIHIEMTGQNVTECIGGARPITEDALSDRYHTHCDPRMNADQSLELAFLIAETLKQVRR, from the coding sequence ATGAACCAACCGTGGAGCCCTGACAGCTGGCGCGCATTGCCGATCCAGCAGCAACCGACCTACCCCGATGCCGCGCACCTGCTGAAGGTCGAACAGACCCTGGCCAGCTACCCGCCGCTGGTGTTTGCGGGCGAGGCGCGCGAACTGCGCAGGCAGTTTGCCGAGGTTACCGAAGGCCGCGCCTTCCTGTTGCAAGGTGGCGACTGCGCCGAGAGCTTCGCCGAGTTCTCTGCGGCAAAAATCCGCGACACCTTCAAGGTGCTATTGCAGATGGCCATCGTCATGACCTTTGCTGCCGGCTGCCCGGTGGTCAAGGTCGGCCGCATGGCCGGGCAGTTTGCCAAACCACGCTCCTCGGGCGATGAAACCATTGGCGACATCACCCTGCCCGCCTACCGCGGCGACATCGTCAACGGCATCGGCTTCGACCCGAAAAGCCGCATCCCCGACCCGGAGCGCCTGCTGCAGGCCTACCACCAGTCCACTGCCAGCCTCAACCTGCTGCGCGCCTTCGCCCAGGGCGGGTTTGCCGACCTGCACCAGGTGCACAAGTGGAACCTGGACTTCATCGCCAACTCGGCGCTGGCCGACAAGTATCACCAACTGGCCAACCGCATCGACGAAACCCTGGCATTCATGCGTGCCTGCGGCCTGGACAGCGCGCCGCAACTGCGCGAAACCAGCTTTTTCACTGCCCACGAAGCGCTGCTGCTGAACTATGAAGAAGCCTTCGTGCGCCAGGACAGCCTGACCGGCGACTACTACGACTGCTCGGCGCACATGCTGTGGATCGGCGACCGCACCCGCCAGCTCGACGGCGCCCACGTGGAGTTTTTGCGTGGCGTGCACAACCCGATCGGGGTGAAGGTCGGCCCCAGCATGAACCCCGAAGAGCTGATCCGCCTGATCGACACGCTGAACCCGGCCAACGACGCCGGGCGCCTGAACCTGATCGTGCGCATGGGCGCGAGCAAGGTTGGCGACCACCTGCCGGGGCTGATCCGCACCGTCGAGCGCGAGGGGCGCAAGGTGCTGTGGAGCTCCGACCCGATGCACGGCAACACCATCAAGGCCAGCAGCGGCTACAAGACCCGCGACTTTGCGCAAATTCTCGACGAGGTGAAGCAGTTCTTCCAGGTGCACCAGGCAGAGGGCAGCCATGCCGGCGGCATTCATATCGAGATGACCGGGCAGAACGTCACCGAATGCATCGGCGGCGCCCGGCCGATCACCGAAGATGCGTTGTCTGACCGGTATCACACCCATTGTGACCCGCGGATGAATGCCGATCAGTCACTGGAGCTGGCGTTTTTGATTGCCGAGACGTTGAAGCAGGTACGGCGGTGA
- a CDS encoding DUF1127 domain-containing protein, which translates to MKGHVSSIQQPAFSLNHLWHAALQRPARWLQLYRQRQELARLSDATLHDLGLSRADIQQEAERHFWDDPLRK; encoded by the coding sequence ATGAAAGGTCATGTCAGCAGCATCCAGCAACCTGCCTTTTCCCTGAACCACCTGTGGCATGCGGCCCTGCAACGCCCGGCGCGCTGGCTACAGCTGTACCGCCAGCGCCAGGAGCTGGCCCGCCTGAGCGATGCAACCTTGCACGACCTGGGGTTGAGTCGGGCGGATATCCAGCAAGAGGCCGAGCGGCATTTCTGGGATGATCCGCTGAGGAAGTGA
- a CDS encoding LysR substrate-binding domain-containing protein, translating into MSQYQSLDADVLRTFVAIAEQGGFTRAGEVVNRTQSAVSMQMKRLEEDILQRQLFERDGRQVRLTAEGQVLLGYARRILKLHGEVFNTLRMPHMVGLVRIGTPDDYAMRFLPTILSSFAQAYPLVQVEVHCDSSKQLMLRQDLDLTIVTREPGNEVGQLLRQERLVWAAAEGFCPQEQRPMPVALFNTDCFCRAWTCNALEAQGIDYRIAYTSPSLAAIFAIVTAGLAVTAQLQSLITGNIRILGEQDGLPQLPVANVMLVRSTQNPSPITDCMAGYIIEGFK; encoded by the coding sequence ATGTCCCAGTACCAGAGCCTCGATGCGGACGTTTTGCGCACCTTCGTCGCCATTGCCGAGCAAGGCGGTTTCACCCGCGCCGGCGAAGTGGTCAACCGCACCCAGTCGGCGGTGAGCATGCAGATGAAGCGCCTGGAGGAGGACATCCTGCAGCGCCAGCTGTTCGAGCGCGACGGCCGCCAGGTACGCCTGACCGCCGAGGGCCAGGTGCTGCTGGGCTATGCCCGACGCATCCTGAAGCTGCATGGCGAGGTGTTCAACACCCTGCGTATGCCGCACATGGTCGGGCTGGTGCGCATTGGCACGCCCGACGACTATGCCATGCGTTTTCTGCCGACCATCTTGTCGAGCTTTGCCCAGGCCTACCCGCTGGTGCAGGTAGAGGTGCATTGCGATTCGTCCAAGCAACTCATGCTGCGCCAGGACCTGGACCTGACCATCGTCACCCGCGAGCCAGGTAACGAGGTTGGCCAACTGCTGCGCCAGGAGCGCCTGGTATGGGCCGCCGCCGAAGGTTTTTGCCCACAGGAACAGCGACCGATGCCGGTGGCGCTGTTCAACACCGACTGCTTCTGCCGGGCCTGGACCTGCAATGCCCTGGAAGCACAAGGTATCGACTACCGCATTGCCTATACCAGCCCCAGCCTGGCGGCGATCTTTGCCATTGTCACGGCAGGGTTGGCCGTGACGGCGCAGCTGCAAAGCCTGATTACCGGGAACATCCGCATACTGGGTGAACAGGACGGCCTGCCGCAGCTGCCGGTGGCCAATGTGATGCTGGTACGCAGCACACAGAACCCATCGCCAATTACCGACTGCATGGCCGGTTACATCATCGAAGGGTTCAAGTAA
- a CDS encoding sulfite exporter TauE/SafE family protein, giving the protein MIEWLLYIVLGAALGTMGGLFGIGGGLIAIPALGVLFGLDQQLAQGTALVMVVPNVLLALWRYHQRNRIELRHALPLSACSFLFAWLGSIWAVGLDAHSMRLGFVGFLVALAVWNVARMFMKVSPPSAELRHAWPWLGVLGSFAGTMGGLFGVGGAVVATPILTSVFGTTQVMAQGLSLALAAPSTLVTLVTYGVHHSVDWGVGIPLAVGGLLSISWGVKLAHALPEKVLRAMFCVFLVVCAVMLGFEL; this is encoded by the coding sequence ATGATTGAGTGGTTGTTGTATATCGTGCTGGGCGCTGCCCTGGGCACCATGGGGGGCTTGTTCGGCATTGGTGGCGGGCTGATCGCGATTCCCGCGCTGGGTGTGCTGTTTGGCCTGGACCAGCAGTTGGCGCAGGGTACGGCGTTGGTAATGGTGGTGCCGAACGTGCTGCTGGCGTTATGGCGCTATCACCAGCGCAACCGCATCGAATTGCGCCATGCCTTGCCGTTGTCGGCGTGCAGTTTCCTGTTCGCCTGGCTGGGGTCGATCTGGGCCGTGGGGCTGGATGCGCACTCCATGCGCCTGGGCTTTGTCGGCTTTCTGGTGGCCTTGGCGGTATGGAATGTGGCGCGGATGTTCATGAAAGTGTCGCCGCCCAGTGCCGAGCTGCGTCATGCATGGCCATGGCTGGGTGTGCTGGGCAGCTTTGCCGGCACCATGGGCGGCTTGTTCGGCGTCGGCGGGGCGGTGGTGGCCACGCCGATCCTGACCAGTGTGTTCGGTACCACCCAGGTGATGGCGCAGGGGCTTTCGCTGGCGCTGGCTGCGCCGAGTACCTTGGTGACGTTGGTGACCTATGGCGTGCACCACAGTGTTGACTGGGGCGTGGGGATTCCGCTGGCGGTGGGGGGCTTGCTCAGCATCAGCTGGGGGGTGAAGCTGGCCCATGCGTTGCCGGAGAAGGTATTGCGGGCGATGTTCTGTGTGTTTTTGGTGGTGTGTGCGGTGATGCTGGGATTTGAGTTGTGA